In Rahnella variigena, one DNA window encodes the following:
- the efeO gene encoding iron uptake system protein EfeO, translating into MRKKNFKKKESLMTAAGLTAMLMFSLDAPASASQAPVTNGVSQVNITMTGDKGGTCVVEHNSAKAGPVTFNVVNKTATAITELELLSNNRILGEKENLAPGLPAVKFTLTLDGGKYQIYCPGAEHEMTDFTVTGESAAQPAGSTATILAQGTKDYATYVNGVVDAMVVAVNRLKADIDAGDLATAKADYAKARPFYERIESDVDGFILPGFKATDNAGNLDYLIDMRASNLDPKAGWHGFHAIERDLFGQGKITPETKQLAAELQKNVAQLDTLTKALTYKPEDLANGAADLLEEVQNTKINGEEEAFSHFDLVDFAGNVEGAQQAFAFLQPGLEKIDPALTKQVAAQFAAVHTQLETYRDASVPGGYKHYTAELKASDAAKLSRAIQALQEPLSKIGEKVAANKGA; encoded by the coding sequence ATGCGTAAGAAGAATTTTAAGAAAAAAGAATCGCTGATGACCGCCGCGGGCCTGACGGCAATGTTGATGTTTTCGCTTGATGCGCCAGCCAGTGCCTCACAGGCACCGGTGACGAACGGCGTTTCGCAGGTGAATATCACCATGACCGGCGACAAGGGCGGCACCTGTGTGGTGGAACATAATTCGGCAAAAGCCGGTCCGGTTACATTTAACGTGGTCAATAAAACCGCGACGGCCATTACCGAACTGGAACTGCTGAGCAACAATCGTATTCTGGGCGAAAAAGAGAACCTGGCGCCGGGGCTTCCGGCGGTCAAATTCACCCTCACGCTGGATGGCGGCAAATATCAGATTTACTGTCCGGGCGCAGAACATGAGATGACGGATTTCACCGTGACCGGTGAAAGCGCCGCGCAACCGGCGGGCAGCACCGCAACCATTCTGGCGCAGGGCACCAAAGATTACGCCACCTACGTCAACGGCGTGGTGGATGCGATGGTGGTGGCGGTTAACCGCCTGAAAGCCGACATCGATGCTGGCGACCTGGCTACCGCAAAGGCAGATTATGCCAAAGCGCGTCCGTTCTATGAGCGTATCGAATCAGACGTGGACGGTTTTATTCTGCCGGGCTTCAAGGCGACGGATAACGCCGGCAACCTCGATTACCTGATCGACATGCGTGCTTCAAATCTCGATCCGAAAGCGGGCTGGCACGGTTTCCACGCCATCGAACGTGACCTGTTCGGTCAGGGAAAAATCACCCCGGAAACCAAACAGCTGGCGGCTGAATTGCAGAAGAACGTCGCACAACTCGATACGCTGACCAAAGCCCTGACGTATAAACCGGAAGATCTGGCTAACGGTGCTGCCGACCTGCTGGAAGAAGTGCAGAACACTAAAATCAACGGCGAAGAAGAAGCGTTCAGCCACTTTGATCTGGTGGATTTCGCCGGTAACGTCGAAGGCGCACAACAGGCGTTTGCCTTCCTGCAACCGGGTCTGGAAAAAATCGATCCGGCGCTCACGAAGCAGGTCGCCGCGCAATTCGCTGCGGTCCATACGCAGCTGGAAACCTACCGTGATGCCAGCGTCCCTGGCGGATACAAACATTACACTGCTGAACTCAAAGCCTCTGATGCTGCGAAGCTGAGCCGTGCTATTCAGGCGTTGCAGGAACCCCTGTCTAAAATCGGTGAGAAAGTGGCGGCTAATAAGGGAGCCTGA
- the efeU gene encoding iron uptake transporter permease EfeU, whose protein sequence is MLATFIIGLREGLEAALIVGIIAAFLRKNGKSLFAMWVGVVLALVLSVIVGIALEMTERALPQASQEGMESVIGAIAVFFVTGMIMWMNTHAHNMKKELENEAAEAISQSSAWALASMAFLAVLKEGFETSVFLLATFSVAQSAMWAAVGAVIGLIVAVIIGCGIYFGGIRINLSRFFRYTGLFLILVASGLIITSLQTAHEAGWLNIGQQRIADLSWLVPPGTIRSALITGVLGIPPDPNQIQTVAWLLYIGIVSVRVYWPAHRRPAAKKAARLSLAFAGVMALAALGLFLFYPPFTLQLPDNAPLVSDAQQTPAGQVQLLVTAGNGYQLSLQSAAGKITQIALPVEKATMGERAGLPTREWNTKTSLTPAGAPDIVTLDRVVALYGNRIPIGLNPAIHPGPYQAQWTVHCNVHVTAAGDRLLDASGQAEEVITLSGSGLQSPRTVTVRTPTADVSACNWQVSNAYQLHVSDALQQRQTYQDTYRFRAYMLPALLAALALIFAVSALRILLQFRHKRSSVSREYDLSFGSQSHKHLPKNKG, encoded by the coding sequence TTGTTAGCCACCTTTATTATCGGTTTGCGTGAGGGTCTTGAAGCCGCACTGATTGTCGGCATTATTGCGGCCTTTTTACGTAAAAACGGCAAAAGTCTTTTTGCGATGTGGGTGGGCGTCGTGCTGGCGCTGGTGCTCTCCGTCATAGTCGGTATTGCGCTGGAAATGACAGAGCGCGCTTTGCCGCAGGCCAGTCAGGAAGGGATGGAATCGGTTATCGGCGCGATCGCGGTGTTCTTTGTCACCGGCATGATCATGTGGATGAATACCCACGCTCACAACATGAAAAAAGAGCTGGAAAACGAAGCCGCCGAGGCCATCAGCCAGTCCAGCGCCTGGGCGCTGGCCAGTATGGCGTTTCTGGCGGTGCTGAAAGAAGGTTTTGAAACCAGCGTATTTCTGCTGGCGACGTTCTCGGTGGCGCAGTCCGCGATGTGGGCCGCTGTCGGCGCAGTGATCGGCCTTATCGTTGCGGTGATCATCGGCTGCGGTATTTATTTCGGCGGTATCCGCATCAACTTATCGCGCTTCTTCCGCTATACCGGCCTGTTCCTGATCCTCGTGGCAAGCGGACTGATCATCACTTCACTGCAAACCGCACACGAGGCGGGCTGGCTGAATATCGGTCAGCAACGTATTGCCGATCTCTCGTGGCTGGTTCCGCCGGGCACCATCCGTTCCGCGCTGATCACCGGCGTGCTGGGCATTCCGCCCGATCCGAATCAGATCCAGACCGTGGCGTGGCTGCTGTATATCGGCATTGTTTCGGTGAGGGTGTACTGGCCTGCCCATCGTCGTCCGGCTGCGAAAAAAGCAGCGCGTCTTTCTCTGGCTTTCGCCGGTGTGATGGCGCTCGCCGCGCTGGGGCTGTTTCTGTTTTATCCCCCGTTTACCCTGCAATTGCCGGACAACGCGCCGCTGGTCAGCGACGCGCAGCAAACGCCTGCCGGTCAGGTGCAACTTCTCGTCACCGCCGGTAACGGCTATCAGCTCAGTCTGCAATCCGCCGCTGGCAAGATTACGCAGATAGCGCTCCCTGTGGAAAAAGCCACAATGGGTGAACGCGCAGGACTACCGACGCGGGAATGGAACACCAAAACGTCCCTGACGCCCGCCGGTGCGCCGGACATTGTCACGCTGGATCGGGTGGTGGCGCTTTACGGTAACCGTATTCCCATCGGCCTGAATCCGGCCATACATCCGGGGCCATATCAGGCACAGTGGACGGTGCATTGCAACGTTCATGTTACTGCTGCCGGTGACAGGTTACTCGACGCCAGCGGGCAGGCCGAAGAAGTCATCACGCTTTCGGGCAGCGGCCTGCAATCGCCGCGCACCGTCACGGTTCGCACACCCACTGCCGATGTTTCTGCCTGCAACTGGCAGGTGAGCAACGCGTATCAGCTGCACGTATCTGACGCTCTGCAACAAAGACAAACTTATCAGGACACTTATCGTTTCCGGGCTTACATGCTGCCAGCTTTGCTGGCGGCGCTGGCCCTGATTTTTGCTGTATCTGCACTGCGGATTTTACTGCAATTCCGTCATAAGCGGTCATCTGTCAGCCGGGAATATGACCTGTCATTCGGTTCCCAATCACACAAACATTTGCCAAAAAATAAAGGATAA
- a CDS encoding DedA family protein — MFSLESLEALLRAHGLLIMTPLAILEGPVVTVIAGYFARLGYLSLTGIFAVVMAVEVFGDLLFYSLGRWVIGADGKPPRWLIRLGLTQERLDKVVSSFARKSGRLLVLGKLTHSAGALVLTAAGMARMPLVPFLFYNIIAAIPKTLFLLAIGWLFGDILAEVNNWLLYASFIVLIVAGGVIVNWLKSKQ, encoded by the coding sequence ATGTTTTCACTTGAATCTCTTGAAGCACTGCTCAGAGCGCACGGGCTGCTGATTATGACGCCGCTGGCCATACTGGAAGGGCCGGTAGTGACGGTCATCGCCGGTTATTTTGCACGTCTCGGCTATTTAAGCTTAACCGGGATTTTTGCTGTGGTCATGGCCGTGGAAGTGTTCGGGGATCTGCTTTTTTACTCGCTGGGACGCTGGGTGATTGGCGCGGACGGCAAACCACCGCGCTGGCTTATCCGTCTCGGCCTGACGCAGGAACGGCTGGATAAAGTGGTGAGCAGTTTTGCACGCAAATCCGGACGATTGCTGGTGCTGGGTAAACTGACGCATTCCGCTGGCGCGCTGGTGCTGACCGCTGCGGGCATGGCGCGTATGCCGCTGGTGCCTTTTCTGTTCTATAACATTATTGCCGCCATTCCCAAGACCTTGTTTCTGCTGGCTATTGGCTGGTTGTTCGGCGATATCCTTGCCGAAGTGAATAACTGGCTCCTTTACGCCTCTTTCATCGTGCTGATTGTGGCGGGCGGGGTGATCGTGAACTGGCTGAAATCAAAACAATAA